A single genomic interval of Streptomyces graminofaciens harbors:
- a CDS encoding ACP S-malonyltransferase translates to MALGFLFGGGVGTEVHGLEMYRAHPVMRDLYEQVSAWTGLTVGQILEEELPEPQEERQSAGTIRETALALGIHDVLVEQGLSPAVLGGLSLGAMTASCLAGSIGRRELFEMLAHARHTPELPAEEPEQGLALAFAPTEGDLAAAYRGEGRAGVYLSGDFGPTADGAMRILMLSGERKALDALAADLPPGTVAPLPDRPIAVHSPLRGHFREFMAPYIDAMPFKAPELPLVSCLERRTLTTADDVRDLFDRNSTDSISLVDVCDEMKDQGVRLGLIMGGSIPDGILRFPFPMVHVDKPEHIQQVLTSVFEFGIDLTPARTR, encoded by the coding sequence ATGGCATTGGGCTTTCTGTTCGGCGGCGGTGTCGGCACCGAAGTGCACGGCTTGGAGATGTACCGGGCCCATCCCGTGATGCGGGATCTGTATGAGCAGGTATCGGCCTGGACCGGTCTCACGGTGGGGCAGATCCTGGAGGAGGAACTGCCCGAGCCCCAGGAGGAGCGGCAGAGCGCCGGGACGATCCGGGAGACCGCACTCGCCCTCGGGATCCATGACGTGCTGGTGGAACAGGGCCTGAGTCCGGCGGTTCTCGGCGGGCTGAGCCTCGGCGCCATGACGGCGAGCTGTCTCGCCGGTTCGATCGGCCGGCGGGAGTTGTTCGAGATGCTGGCGCACGCCCGCCACACGCCCGAACTGCCCGCCGAGGAGCCGGAGCAGGGCCTCGCGCTGGCGTTCGCGCCGACCGAGGGCGACCTGGCGGCGGCGTACCGGGGTGAGGGCCGGGCCGGGGTGTATCTGTCCGGCGACTTCGGTCCGACGGCCGATGGGGCCATGCGGATCCTGATGCTGTCGGGCGAGCGGAAGGCGCTGGACGCGCTGGCTGCCGACCTGCCCCCGGGCACCGTCGCCCCCCTGCCCGACCGGCCCATCGCCGTGCACTCGCCGCTGCGCGGTCACTTCCGCGAGTTCATGGCGCCGTACATCGACGCGATGCCCTTCAAGGCACCCGAGCTGCCCCTGGTGTCCTGTCTGGAGCGCCGGACACTGACCACGGCCGACGACGTACGGGACCTGTTCGACCGGAACTCCACGGATTCGATCAGCCTGGTCGACGTCTGCGACGAGATGAAGGACCAGGGGGTGCGCCTGGGCCTCATCATGGGCGGCTCCATCCCGGACGGGATCCTGAGGTTCCCGTTCCCCATGGTGCACGTCGACAAGCCGGAGCACATCCAGCAGGTGCTGACCAGCGTGTTCGAGTTCGGCATAGACCTCACCCCGGCACGGACCCGATGA
- a CDS encoding arylcarboxylate reductase, whose protein sequence is MSAPPATVPPAAQGTEYDTLIDGWLETDLDAWTRKVVARHFHPETGSPYWLRRATELDFDARDITRYEQLTAFGPFPVEILRSQDPADLVPLDVPRPLTGRVWDTGGTTGTPCRLFYTPAMLLHRGAWRRWSFVTEGFTPGRTWLQATPTGPHLIGNGVWEVSELYAGQVYTIDMDPRWVKRLIRAGRLADAGEYTTHLLEQITDVLVHGRIDYVNTTPALFQALVRRCPELVAPLRGVRLSGTQMSPDMYRDFVAAMDDGICGRSYGNTFGNAAGLPVEQNAELMPYVPNYPQVTMTVVRKEDWSTTVEYGTVGQVRLTVLHEDLFLPNILERDQALRYDTGEKWPSDGVANVTPLQTTSSSPEGLY, encoded by the coding sequence ATGAGCGCGCCCCCGGCCACCGTGCCGCCCGCCGCGCAGGGCACGGAGTACGACACGCTGATCGACGGCTGGCTCGAAACCGACCTCGACGCATGGACGCGGAAGGTGGTCGCGCGGCATTTCCACCCCGAGACGGGCAGCCCGTACTGGCTGCGGCGCGCCACCGAGCTCGACTTCGACGCGCGGGACATCACCCGCTATGAGCAGCTCACGGCGTTCGGCCCGTTTCCGGTGGAGATCCTGCGTTCCCAGGACCCGGCCGACCTGGTGCCGCTGGACGTGCCGCGCCCGTTGACCGGCCGCGTCTGGGACACCGGCGGCACGACCGGCACGCCGTGCCGGCTCTTCTACACGCCGGCCATGCTGCTGCACCGGGGCGCCTGGCGCCGCTGGTCCTTCGTCACCGAGGGCTTCACCCCGGGACGTACCTGGCTCCAGGCGACCCCCACGGGCCCGCATCTGATCGGCAACGGCGTGTGGGAGGTGTCGGAGCTGTACGCCGGGCAGGTGTACACAATCGACATGGACCCGCGCTGGGTCAAGCGGCTCATCCGGGCCGGACGACTGGCCGACGCGGGCGAGTACACCACCCACCTGCTGGAACAGATCACGGACGTGCTCGTCCACGGCCGGATCGACTACGTCAACACCACTCCCGCGCTCTTCCAGGCCCTGGTGCGCCGCTGCCCCGAACTGGTCGCACCACTGCGGGGAGTACGACTGAGCGGCACCCAGATGAGCCCGGACATGTACCGGGACTTCGTGGCCGCGATGGACGACGGGATCTGCGGCCGCAGCTACGGCAACACCTTCGGCAACGCGGCGGGGCTGCCCGTCGAACAGAACGCCGAGCTGATGCCCTATGTGCCGAACTATCCCCAGGTGACAATGACAGTCGTGCGCAAAGAAGACTGGTCAACCACCGTGGAATACGGCACTGTAGGACAGGTTCGACTGACCGTGCTGCACGAAGACCTATTCCTCCCCAACATCCTCGAACGCGACCAGGCGCTACGTTACGACACCGGCGAAAAATGGCCATCCGACGGAGTGGCCAACGTAACTCCGCTGCAAACCACGTCGTCGTCCCCCGAGGGACTCTATTGA